From Salvia splendens isolate huo1 chromosome 3, SspV2, whole genome shotgun sequence, a single genomic window includes:
- the LOC121794506 gene encoding probable protein phosphatase 2C 14, whose product MANDSAVVVIDAAVSRSRFHQPNRILNAPNRLLQVSSLKRKRPPKIDIPIVLREIPADIFNGQPGSHGNDGGACFSSSSVAVFAAKGKKKFMEDSHKFFHSSNPTKDFFGVYDGHGGSKAAEFVAENLHLNILEMLENSCGNEKEKAIREAYLRTDKDFLKQGLSSGVCCVTALIQGKEMAVSNLGDCRAVLCRDGVAEAITTDHKPEREDERRRIEDNGGFLEIHRGTWRVHGTLAISRSIGDSHLKDWVIAEPDTQLIHLTPDMQYLVLASDGLWDEVSNQEAVDIVMQSCSSSKKLKGFSPAKNGCLYHCTSVSPSSLSPRLPSHKSKRISHYRETQDEKCCERENPASSTPRMSSKTQFLNNENDVSGDKSINPGLLGACKELVSLAVARGSLDDITVMIVDLSSYNG is encoded by the exons ATGGCAAATGACAGTGCTGTTGTAGTGATCGATGCCGCCGTTTCGAGGTCAAGATTCCATCAACCCAATAGGATTCTCAATGCCCCGAATAGGCTGCTGCAGGTTTCTTCTTTGAAGAGGAAGAGACCGCCCAAGATCGACATCCCAATTGTTCTACGTGAAATTCCTGCTGATATTTTCAATGGCCAACCTGGTAGTCATGGTAATGACGGTGGTGCctgtttctcttcttcttcggttGCTGTTTTTGCTGCCAAGGGCAAGAAAAAGTTCATGGAAGACTCCCACAAATTCTTCCATTCTTCTAATCCTACTAAG GACTTTTTTGGGGTGTATGATGGGCATGGAGGGAGCAAAGCTGCAGAGTTTGTGGCAGAGAATCTGCATCTCAATATTTTGGAGATGTTGGAAAATAGTTGTGGAAATGAAAAGGAAAAGGCTATCCGAGAAGCTTATTTAAGAACTGATAAGGACTTCTTGAAACAG GGGTTGAGTAGTGGTGTTTGCTGCGTGACTGCGTTGATCCAAGGAAAAGAAATGGCAGTGTCAAACTTAGGTGATTGCAGAGCGGTCCTATGCAGAGACGGGGTTGCAGAAGCCATCACGACCGATCATAAACCAGAACGAGAGGATGAGCGGAGAAGAATAGAGGATAAT GGTGGGTTCTTGGAGATTCATCGTGGAACTTGGAGAGTGCACGGGACACTAGCCATCTCCAGAAGCATAGGAGACTCTCATTTAAAAGATTGGGTGATTGCAGAGCCTGATACCCAGCTTATACATTTGACACCTGATATGCAATACCTTGTCCTAGCTTCTGATGGCCTCTGGGATGAG GTTAGCAATCAAGAAGCCGTGGACATTGTTATGCAGTCATGTTCAAGCAGCAAGAAACTTAAAGGGTTCTCTCCAGCAAAGAATGGGTGCCTATATCACTGCACAAGTGTGAGTCCTTCATCACTCTCGCCGCGACTTCCATCTCACAAATCGAAAAGGATATCTCACTACAGAGAAACACAAGACGAAAAATGCTGTGAGCGCGAAAATCCTGCATCAAGTACTCCAAGAATGTCATCAAAGACTCAGTTTCTAAACAATGAGAACGATGTTTCGGGTGATAAATCAATTAATCCTGGGCTCCTTGGTGCCTGCAAGGAGCTTGTCAGTCTTGCGGTGGCTAGAGGTAGTTTGGATGATATTACTGTGATGATCGTTGATTTGAGTAGTTATAACGGATAG
- the LOC121794511 gene encoding coilin-like isoform X1, whose translation MDLCKRIRVVFKDDDILSDTQKLEGLSRSWILLQPRRLHAVSDLASHLLHAFRLHESCPNGLLLSISGFALPSFISTSILKDNEIISVKKRKHILSIEGNDAANDVQKLKHREKRPVDGGVLLLANEEFEKEKGGYESDESKKVSEDGDDDDKFLLDVVENSSDCKSKKKNRKRKVAESEDDEVPLEIVEDSACLNSRKKNCKRKSVERLEGNKEKKQRSVVTGNASSDVCKEKKDASVAGDNVENKDGPAKRSDKNNDVAEPGEERTVDVQENDNETDDAKISPKETKKAPSRSARRKTKKRRWLREMANIQKKNATCESEGLLNWKEDQAKADRKKTDGQWNGQQKRKKYQADAERNKADGQLKGLLQWKLSSPSNGGVKGKKHNQHNIDDILELPKQNGDVCKQKNENGDVQKQQNQNDDKHDQLTQMSDTLEQPSHSLHEQSGQSSPSVQECTNKKCDVSNQSNHKSTEEDEVVPIEIRPGHIRFEPLEEEEAMQQDHAPLETFNWNGITSKKKGQQWGKENRRFTPINDYRTNKEDFETPTKEKRKQPNEGIDFDKLPPLPGLPKEGDLIAYRVLELSSTWTPELSAHRVGKVSWYNVESKQTMLLPVPEYPIISEEEDDGEAAQLDTSLYKEDGSLEIYFSALVDVRVLISGGSKPGNKAVACVNEASTNDVNALKTALPGTSGEPTAEPSPDTQESDQGKEAQLPSGEIGGGIWDQLSEALKAKKEQLSKENGWGSTPKKVVVSHENSRGKNEKKVQASPGSNLDKKPQMSQENSWGKQNIGSKSWSYKALRGSGLGQTMALLRSKRDTCETGTK comes from the exons ATGGACTTGTGCAAGAGAATCCGAGTGGTATTCAAAGATGACGACATTTTGAGCGACACCCAGAAATTGGAGGGCTTGAGTCGCAGCTGGATTCTGCTCCAACCCCGCCGCCTCCACGCCGTTTCCGACCTCGCCTCCCATCTACTCCACGCTTTCCGTCTCCACGAATCCTGCCCCAACGGCCTCCTCCTCTCC ATATCTGGCTTTGCCTTACCATCATTTATATCTACCAGCATTTTAAAAGATAATGAGATTATCAG TGTGAAGAAAAGGAAACACATTTTGTCAATAGAAGGAAACGATGCTGCTAATGATGTTCAGAAATTGAAACATCGGGAGAAGCGACCTGTAGATGGTGGTGTCTTGCTTTTAGCAAATGAGGAGTTTGAGAAAGAAAAAGGTGGTTATGAAAGTGATGAATCCAAAAAGGTATCTGAagatggtgatgatgatgataaattcCTGTTAGATGTGGTTGAAAATTCTTCAGATTGTAagtcaaaaaagaaaaaccgCAAAAGAAAAGTTGCGGAATCTGAAGATGATGAAGTCCCATTGGAAATTGTCGAAGATTCTGCATGTCTAAATTCAAGAAAGAAAAACTGTAAAAGAAAATCAGTGGAGAGGCTAGAAGGAAATAA GGAGAAGAAACAGCGTTCTGTGGTTACGGGAAATGCTTCCAGTGATGTGTGTAAAGAGAAAAAAGATGCTTCTGTAGCTGGAGATAACGTGGAAAACAAAGATGGTCCTGCTAAGCGTAGTGATAAAAATAATGATGTGGCGGAGCCTGGTGAGGAGAG AACTGTTGATGTTCAAGAGAATGACAATGAGACTGATGATGCCAAAATTTCCCCCAAGGAAACAAAAAAG GCTCCAAGTAGAAGTGCTCGGCGGAAGACTAAAAAAAGGCGTTGGTTGCGTGAAATGGCAAACATTCAGAAGAAAAATGCAACCTGTGAATCGGAGGGTCTT CTAAACTGGAAAGAGGATCAAGCTAAAGCTGACAGAAAAAAGACGGATGGCCAATGGAATGGACAG CAAAAGCGGAAAAAATACCAAGCTGATGCTGAAAGGAACAAAGCAGATGGTCAGCTGAAAGGACTA CTACAGTGGAAGCTATCTTCCCCAAGCAATGGGGGTGTTAAGGGAAAAAAGCATAACCAACACAACATTGATGACATTCTTGAACTTCCAAAACAAAATGGCGATGTATGCAAGcagaaaaatgaaaatggtgATGTACAAAAGCAGCAAAATCAAAACGATGATAAACATGATCAGCTGACCCAAATGAGTGACACATTAGAGCAACCGAGCCACAGTTTGCATGAGCAATCAGGTCAGAGTAGTCCATCTGTACAAGAAtgtacaaataaaaaatgtgatgTATCAAATCAATCAAATCACAAAAGTACCGAGGAGGATGAAGTTGTTCCCATTGAAATAAGGCCAGGACATATCCGCTTTGAACCTTTGGAAGAAG AAGAAGCTATGCAGCAAGATCATGCACCTCTG GAAACCTTTAATTGGAATGGAATTACTAGCAAGAAGAAAGGCCAACAGTGGGGGAAGGAAAACCGTAGATTCACTCCTATAAATGACTACAGAACAAACAAAGAGGATTTCGAAACACCTACCAAAGAGAAAAGGAAACAACCAAATGAGGGAATCGACTTTGATAAGCTTCCACCTCTTCCTGGCTTGCCAAAG GAAGGAGATCTTATTGCATATCGAGTTCTGGAATTATCATCAACATGGACCCCTGAGCTTTCTGCCCATCGA GTTGGAAAGGTGTCTTGGTACAATGTGGAATCCAAACAAACAATGTTACTGCCAGTACCAGAATATCCAATCATTTctgaggaagaagatgatggTGAAGCTGCACAACTTGATACTTCACTCTATAAAGAAGATGGTTCTTTGGAG ATTTATTTTTCTGCACTCGTTGATGTCCGTGTCCTCATCAGTGGGGGATCAAAACCAGGAAACAAAGCTGTTGCATGTGTGAATGAAGCATCTACAAATGATGTAAATGCTCTGAAGACAGCATTGCCTGGCACCAGTGGTGAACCAACAGCCGAACCCAGCCCAG ATACTCAAGAATCAGACCAGGGTAAAGAGGCACAGCTGCCTAGTGGAG AAATTGGCGGGGGCATCTGGGACCAATTGAGTGAGGCTCTAAAAGCAAAAAAGGAGCAACTATCCAAAGAAAATGGTTGGGGCAGTACCCCCAAGAAGGTGGTGGTCTCTCATGAGAATAGTCGGGGGAAGAATGAGAAAAAGGTGCAAGCATCACCTGGAAGTAACTTGGACAAGAAACCACAGATGTCGCAGGAAAATAGTTGGGGAAAGCAGAATATAGGCAGTAAATCATGGTCATATAAAGCACTGAGAGGAAGCGGACTTGGTCAAACGATGGCTTTGCTGAGGTCGAAGAGGGACACATGTGAGACCGGAACTAAATGA
- the LOC121794510 gene encoding uncharacterized protein LOC121794510 isoform X1 translates to MIQAAAMRRSSFFSLSSQLQQCRSIRVKVINSNLDQALNLMQRKMQSSGIERMIKQEQLTHVKNSEKRVLAKKNLERKIRAQDLARKLKTILVQKVRGQDLNS, encoded by the exons ATGATTCAGGCGGCGGCGATGCGGCGGAGctcttttttttccttgagTTCTCAGCTTCAACAATGCAGGAGCATCCGAGTCAAGGTTATAAACAGCAATTTGGATCAGGCTCTGAACTTAATGCAGCGGAAGATGCAGTCCAGCGGCATCGAGCGAATGATAAAGCAGGAACAGCTCACCCATGTTAAAAATTCCGAGAAGCGCGTTTTGGCCAAGAAGAATTTGGAGCGCAAGATTCGTGCACAGGATCTCGCCCGCAAGCTCAAGACGATTCTCGTTCAGAAAGTCAG GGGGCAGGACCTCAACTCTTGA
- the LOC121794510 gene encoding uncharacterized protein LOC121794510 isoform X2, whose product MIQAAAMRRSSFFSLSSQLQQCRSIRVKVINSNLDQALNLMQRKMQSSGIERMIKQEQLTHVKNSEKRVLAKKNLERKIRAQDLARKLKTILVQKVRGL is encoded by the exons ATGATTCAGGCGGCGGCGATGCGGCGGAGctcttttttttccttgagTTCTCAGCTTCAACAATGCAGGAGCATCCGAGTCAAGGTTATAAACAGCAATTTGGATCAGGCTCTGAACTTAATGCAGCGGAAGATGCAGTCCAGCGGCATCGAGCGAATGATAAAGCAGGAACAGCTCACCCATGTTAAAAATTCCGAGAAGCGCGTTTTGGCCAAGAAGAATTTGGAGCGCAAGATTCGTGCACAGGATCTCGCCCGCAAGCTCAAGACGATTCTCGTTCAGAAAGTCAG GGGTCTATAA
- the LOC121794508 gene encoding mitochondrial import inner membrane translocase subunit TIM22-4-like isoform X1: MTSNPDSDLPNASSSQEESKPPIETIRLPTMEEIQGQDIWNNCAVRSVMSGVMGGGLGLAMGLFLGSFDTPLLQDQMTGRQQLVFQAKQMGQRSWSNCKSFALMGFVFSLSECIVEKARAKHDITNTVVAGCVTGGTISARGGPKAACVGCAGFAAFSVAIEKVLERYT, translated from the exons ATGACATCAAATCCAGATAGTGACTTGCCAAATGCTTCTTCATCACAAGAGGAATCAAAGCCCCCAATTGAGACTATACGTTTGCCTACAATGGAGGAAATTCAAGGCCAGGATATATGGAATAATTGTGCTGTGCGCAGTGTTATGAGTGGAGTTATGG GAGGTGGATTGGGATTGGCAATGGGATTGTTTCTTGGATCCTTTGATACTCCTCTCTTGCAAGATCAAATGACAGGTAGACAGCAACTGGTCTTCCAAGCAAAGCAGATGGGTCAGAGGAGCTGGAGTAACTGCAAGTCATTTGCCCTTATGGGTTTTGTCTTCTCTCTTTCTGAATGCATTGTTGAGAAG GCCCGGGCCAAGCACGACATTACAAATACAGTAGTAGCAGGCTGTGTAACCGGAGGTACTATATCTGCTAGAG GTGGGCCAAAAGCAGCATGTGTTGGCTGTGCAGGTTTTGCTGCATTCTCGGTTGCTATAGAGAAGGTTTTAGAAAGGTATACTTGA
- the LOC121797475 gene encoding pentatricopeptide repeat-containing protein At1g13040, mitochondrial-like, with the protein MYKALGKQRLIYRSLIASYVKSGLIDNAIKVFDEMSQSDCRIFSVDYNRFLGVLIKNQRFELSEYYYDSLNSKGFSLSSFTYSRFISGLCQVRNLYLLSRLFEDMDRLGIVPDIWAFNIYLNLLCGESLVDDALILLRLMRDRGREPDVVSYTIVISGLCRVKRHDEAVDMWKIMIKRDVKPDNKACRALMLGLCDIGKVDLAYELTVGDMRGKVCFDAVIYNVLIFGFCRVGRIDKALTLKNFMKKNGCEPDLITHNVLLNHCCNALLLDEAEKLLEKMQRSGMEPDSYSYNELLKGFCKANRIDKAYVLLVTKMEVKGYADVVSYNTIITALCKSGVTRKAYKLFEEMGRKGIAPDVVTFTILIDSFLKERNSVVAKALLDEMTNVGLFPSLALYTTIIDHLCKTGRVSMAHGIFHDMVKHRIVPDVISYNALIGGYCKTYQVSEALCLFKEMQTRGAYPDEVTYKLIIRGLINDKKISLACEVWDDMMKNGFTLDSYLSETLIGAINSKEI; encoded by the coding sequence ATGTATAAGGCTCTTGGCAAGCAACGACTCATATATCGTTCTCTCATAGCCAGCTACGTCAAATCCGGCCTCATTGATAACGCGATCAAGGTGTTCGACGAAATGTCTCAATCAGACTGCAGGATTTTTTCGGTTGACTACAACAGGTTTCTTGGTGTTTTAATCAAGAACCAGCGTTTTGAGCTGTCTGAATACTATTACGATTCATTGAATTCCAAAGGGTTTTCTTTGAGTTCGTTTACTTACTCTAGATTTATTTCTGGGTTGTGTCAAGTTAGAAACTTATACCTTCTTTCTAGGCTTTTTGAGGATATGGATAGGCTCGGGATTGTGCCCGACATTTGGGcgtttaatatttatttaaatctttTGTGTGGTGAGAGTTTAGTTGATGATGCATTGATATTGCTGAGATTAATGAGAGATAGAGGACGCGAGCCAGACGTTGTCAGTTATACTATTGTTATCAGTGGGTTATGTAGAGTCAAACGACATGATGAAGCAGTTGACATGTGGAAAATCATGATCAAGAGAGATGTTAAACCGGATAATAAGGCGTGCAGGGCACTTATGCTCGGGCTATGCGACATTGGGAAAGTTGATTTGGCTTATGAGCTCACGGTAGGGGACATGAGGGGAAAGGTCTGCTTCGATGCTGTGATTTATAATGTacttatttttggtttttgcCGAGTTGGTAGGATTGATAAAGCACTCACACtcaagaattttatgaagaagaaTGGTTGTGAGCCCGACTTAATCACACACAATGTGTTGTTGAATCATTGTTGTAATGCACTATTGTTGGATGAGGCAGAGAAATTGCTGGAGAAAATGCAGAGGAGTGGGATGGAACCCGATAGTTACAGCTATAACGAGCTTTTAAAGGGTTTCTGCAAAGCCAATAGAATAGATAAGGCATATGTCTTGTTAGTTACCAAGATGGAGGTCAAGGGATATGCAGATGTTGTATCATATAACACAATTATTACTGCTCTTTGCAAATCCGGTGTTACGAGAAAGGCTTATAAGCTCTTTGAGGAGATGGGAAGGAAAGGAATTGCTCCTGATGTGGTGACATTCACAATTCTCATTGATTCTTTTCTGAAAGAAAGAAACTCTGTTGTAGCTAAGGCCCTTCTTGATGAAATGACAAACGTGGGTCTATTTCCAAGTCTTGCGTTATATACGACAATTATTGACCATCTATGCAAAACTGGTAGAGTAAGCATGGCTCATGGTATTTTTCATGATATGGTGAAACATAGAATTGTGCCTGATGTCATATCCTACAATGCACTTATTGGTGGATACTGCAAGACCTATCAAGTTAGCGAAGCCCTATGTCTATTTAAGGAGATGCAAACTAGAGGGGCTTATCCAGATGAAGTGACTTACAAGTTGATCATTCGAGGCCTTATAAATGACAAGAAAATTTCTTTGGCTTGTGAAGTTTGGGATGATATGATGAAGAATGGTTTTACTCTTGATAGTTATTTGTCAGAGACTCTAATAGGTGCTATCAACTCAAAAGAAATATAA
- the LOC121794507 gene encoding alpha-L-fucosidase 3-like, with amino-acid sequence MIPFYPFPFPSSALHCSSISLMNTLSTFLLFLFSLSLACAATPCDFPAIFNFGDSNSDTGGLSAAFGQAGPPAGESFFHGPAGRYCDGRLVIDFIAESFGLPYLSAFLDSVGSNFSHGANFATAGSTIRPQNTTLHQSGFSPISLNVQFYEFNDFKHRSKLVRKKGGVFKRLLPKARVFSRALYTFDIGQNDLTAGYFLNMTTDEVKAYIPDVLGQFKTYVKNIHHLGGRSFWIHNTGPVGCLAYVLDRVPVEPGQIDKAGCADPFNQVAKYFNLKLNETVVQLRKELPSAALTYVDVYSVKYELFTQARKHGFVNPLRSCCGHGGKHNYDLHVGCGAKIKVRGKEILVGKPCKDPSVAVVWDGVHYTQAANKWIFDQIVSGAYSDPPISLKEACHRH; translated from the exons ATGATTCCATTTTATCCTTTCCCCTTCCCATCATCTGCTCTGCACTGCTCCTCCATTTCCCTAATGAATACTTTATCCACTTTTCTTCTATTTCTGTTCTCATTAAGCTTAGCATGTGCTGCAACTCCTTGTGATTTTCCGGCCATATTCAACTTCGGCGACTCCAATTCCGACACAGGCGGCCTCTCCGCCGCTTTCGGCCAGGCGGGCCCGCCCGCTGGGGAGTCCTTCTTCCACGGCCCAGCCGGCCGCTATTGTGATGGCAGACTTGTCATAGATTTTATAG CTGAGAGCTTTGGACTTCCATATCTGAGTGCGTTTCTAGATTCCGTGGGCTCTAACTTCAGCCATGGAGCCAACTTTGCCACAGCTGGATCCACTATAAGACCTCAAAACACAACTCTACATCAGAGTGGTTTCAGCCCCATTTCTCTAAACGTGCAGTTTTACGAGTTCAATGATTTCAAGCACAGATCCAAGCTCGTCCGGAAAAAGG GGGGAGTTTTCAAAAGACTGTTGCCTAAGGCACGAGTATTTTCTCGAGCCTTGTACACTTTCGACATTGGACAGAATGATTTAACCGCGGGTTACTTCCTCAACATGACTACTGATGAAGTTAAAGCATATATACCTGATGTGTTAGGCCAATTCAAAACCTATGTTAAG AATATACACCATCTTGGGGGTAGGTCATTCTGGATACACAACACAGGGCCAGTAGGTTGCTTGGCATATGTCCTGGACCGGGTTCCAGTCGAGCCCGGACAAATAGATAAGGCCGGATGTGCAGATCCATTCAACCAAGTTGCCAAATATTTCAACCTCAAATTGAATGAAACTGTTGTGCAGCTGAGGAAGGAACTTCCCTCAGCAGCCTTAACCTATGTCGATGTCTACTCAGTCAAGTATGAGCTTTTCACCCAAGCTAGGAAACATG GCTTTGTCAACCCTCTGCGTTCTTGCTGTGGGCATGGAGGAAAGCACAACTACGACTTGCATGTGGGATGTGGGGCAAAGATCAAAGtgagaggaaaagaaatatTGGTGGGAAAACCGTGCAAAGATCCGTCAGTTGCAGTTGTTTGGGACGGAGTGCATTATACTCAGGCTGCTAATAAATGGATCTTTGATCAGATTGTGAGTGGTGCTTATTCAGATCCTCCAATTTCTTTGAAAGAGGCTTGCCACAGGCATTAA
- the LOC121794508 gene encoding mitochondrial import inner membrane translocase subunit TIM22-4-like isoform X2: protein MTSNPDSDLPNASSSQEESKPPIETIRLPTMEEIQGQDIWNNCAVRSVMSGVMGGGLGLAMGLFLGSFDTPLLQDQMTGRQQLVFQAKQMGQRSWSNCKSFALMGFVFSLSECIVEKARAKHDITNTVVAGCVTGGTISARGFAAFSVAIEKVLERYT from the exons ATGACATCAAATCCAGATAGTGACTTGCCAAATGCTTCTTCATCACAAGAGGAATCAAAGCCCCCAATTGAGACTATACGTTTGCCTACAATGGAGGAAATTCAAGGCCAGGATATATGGAATAATTGTGCTGTGCGCAGTGTTATGAGTGGAGTTATGG GAGGTGGATTGGGATTGGCAATGGGATTGTTTCTTGGATCCTTTGATACTCCTCTCTTGCAAGATCAAATGACAGGTAGACAGCAACTGGTCTTCCAAGCAAAGCAGATGGGTCAGAGGAGCTGGAGTAACTGCAAGTCATTTGCCCTTATGGGTTTTGTCTTCTCTCTTTCTGAATGCATTGTTGAGAAG GCCCGGGCCAAGCACGACATTACAAATACAGTAGTAGCAGGCTGTGTAACCGGAGGTACTATATCTGCTAGAG GTTTTGCTGCATTCTCGGTTGCTATAGAGAAGGTTTTAGAAAGGTATACTTGA
- the LOC121794511 gene encoding coilin-like isoform X2, which produces MDLCKRIRVVFKDDDILSDTQKLEGLSRSWILLQPRRLHAVSDLASHLLHAFRLHESCPNGLLLSISGFALPSFISTSILKDNEIISVKKRKHILSIEGNDAANDVQKLKHREKRPVDGGVLLLANEEFEKEKGGYESDESKKVSEDGDDDDKFLLDVVENSSDCKSKKKNRKRKVAESEDDEVPLEIVEDSACLNSRKKNCKRKSVERLEGNKEKKQRSVVTGNASSDVCKEKKDASVAGDNVENKDGPAKRSDKNNDVAEPGEERTVDVQENDNETDDAKISPKETKKAPSRSARRKTKKRRWLREMANIQKKNATCESEGLLNWKEDQAKADRKKTDGQWNGQQKRKKYQADAERNKADGQLKGLWKLSSPSNGGVKGKKHNQHNIDDILELPKQNGDVCKQKNENGDVQKQQNQNDDKHDQLTQMSDTLEQPSHSLHEQSGQSSPSVQECTNKKCDVSNQSNHKSTEEDEVVPIEIRPGHIRFEPLEEEEAMQQDHAPLETFNWNGITSKKKGQQWGKENRRFTPINDYRTNKEDFETPTKEKRKQPNEGIDFDKLPPLPGLPKEGDLIAYRVLELSSTWTPELSAHRVGKVSWYNVESKQTMLLPVPEYPIISEEEDDGEAAQLDTSLYKEDGSLEIYFSALVDVRVLISGGSKPGNKAVACVNEASTNDVNALKTALPGTSGEPTAEPSPDTQESDQGKEAQLPSGEIGGGIWDQLSEALKAKKEQLSKENGWGSTPKKVVVSHENSRGKNEKKVQASPGSNLDKKPQMSQENSWGKQNIGSKSWSYKALRGSGLGQTMALLRSKRDTCETGTK; this is translated from the exons ATGGACTTGTGCAAGAGAATCCGAGTGGTATTCAAAGATGACGACATTTTGAGCGACACCCAGAAATTGGAGGGCTTGAGTCGCAGCTGGATTCTGCTCCAACCCCGCCGCCTCCACGCCGTTTCCGACCTCGCCTCCCATCTACTCCACGCTTTCCGTCTCCACGAATCCTGCCCCAACGGCCTCCTCCTCTCC ATATCTGGCTTTGCCTTACCATCATTTATATCTACCAGCATTTTAAAAGATAATGAGATTATCAG TGTGAAGAAAAGGAAACACATTTTGTCAATAGAAGGAAACGATGCTGCTAATGATGTTCAGAAATTGAAACATCGGGAGAAGCGACCTGTAGATGGTGGTGTCTTGCTTTTAGCAAATGAGGAGTTTGAGAAAGAAAAAGGTGGTTATGAAAGTGATGAATCCAAAAAGGTATCTGAagatggtgatgatgatgataaattcCTGTTAGATGTGGTTGAAAATTCTTCAGATTGTAagtcaaaaaagaaaaaccgCAAAAGAAAAGTTGCGGAATCTGAAGATGATGAAGTCCCATTGGAAATTGTCGAAGATTCTGCATGTCTAAATTCAAGAAAGAAAAACTGTAAAAGAAAATCAGTGGAGAGGCTAGAAGGAAATAA GGAGAAGAAACAGCGTTCTGTGGTTACGGGAAATGCTTCCAGTGATGTGTGTAAAGAGAAAAAAGATGCTTCTGTAGCTGGAGATAACGTGGAAAACAAAGATGGTCCTGCTAAGCGTAGTGATAAAAATAATGATGTGGCGGAGCCTGGTGAGGAGAG AACTGTTGATGTTCAAGAGAATGACAATGAGACTGATGATGCCAAAATTTCCCCCAAGGAAACAAAAAAG GCTCCAAGTAGAAGTGCTCGGCGGAAGACTAAAAAAAGGCGTTGGTTGCGTGAAATGGCAAACATTCAGAAGAAAAATGCAACCTGTGAATCGGAGGGTCTT CTAAACTGGAAAGAGGATCAAGCTAAAGCTGACAGAAAAAAGACGGATGGCCAATGGAATGGACAG CAAAAGCGGAAAAAATACCAAGCTGATGCTGAAAGGAACAAAGCAGATGGTCAGCTGAAAGGACTA TGGAAGCTATCTTCCCCAAGCAATGGGGGTGTTAAGGGAAAAAAGCATAACCAACACAACATTGATGACATTCTTGAACTTCCAAAACAAAATGGCGATGTATGCAAGcagaaaaatgaaaatggtgATGTACAAAAGCAGCAAAATCAAAACGATGATAAACATGATCAGCTGACCCAAATGAGTGACACATTAGAGCAACCGAGCCACAGTTTGCATGAGCAATCAGGTCAGAGTAGTCCATCTGTACAAGAAtgtacaaataaaaaatgtgatgTATCAAATCAATCAAATCACAAAAGTACCGAGGAGGATGAAGTTGTTCCCATTGAAATAAGGCCAGGACATATCCGCTTTGAACCTTTGGAAGAAG AAGAAGCTATGCAGCAAGATCATGCACCTCTG GAAACCTTTAATTGGAATGGAATTACTAGCAAGAAGAAAGGCCAACAGTGGGGGAAGGAAAACCGTAGATTCACTCCTATAAATGACTACAGAACAAACAAAGAGGATTTCGAAACACCTACCAAAGAGAAAAGGAAACAACCAAATGAGGGAATCGACTTTGATAAGCTTCCACCTCTTCCTGGCTTGCCAAAG GAAGGAGATCTTATTGCATATCGAGTTCTGGAATTATCATCAACATGGACCCCTGAGCTTTCTGCCCATCGA GTTGGAAAGGTGTCTTGGTACAATGTGGAATCCAAACAAACAATGTTACTGCCAGTACCAGAATATCCAATCATTTctgaggaagaagatgatggTGAAGCTGCACAACTTGATACTTCACTCTATAAAGAAGATGGTTCTTTGGAG ATTTATTTTTCTGCACTCGTTGATGTCCGTGTCCTCATCAGTGGGGGATCAAAACCAGGAAACAAAGCTGTTGCATGTGTGAATGAAGCATCTACAAATGATGTAAATGCTCTGAAGACAGCATTGCCTGGCACCAGTGGTGAACCAACAGCCGAACCCAGCCCAG ATACTCAAGAATCAGACCAGGGTAAAGAGGCACAGCTGCCTAGTGGAG AAATTGGCGGGGGCATCTGGGACCAATTGAGTGAGGCTCTAAAAGCAAAAAAGGAGCAACTATCCAAAGAAAATGGTTGGGGCAGTACCCCCAAGAAGGTGGTGGTCTCTCATGAGAATAGTCGGGGGAAGAATGAGAAAAAGGTGCAAGCATCACCTGGAAGTAACTTGGACAAGAAACCACAGATGTCGCAGGAAAATAGTTGGGGAAAGCAGAATATAGGCAGTAAATCATGGTCATATAAAGCACTGAGAGGAAGCGGACTTGGTCAAACGATGGCTTTGCTGAGGTCGAAGAGGGACACATGTGAGACCGGAACTAAATGA